A part of Pseudomonas sp. HR96 genomic DNA contains:
- a CDS encoding methionine ABC transporter ATP-binding protein, translating to MTLANPQRHLDSLAGAPQRPAEHLQLRPELAQAHVRLIGVGKTYQGQQGAVQALQGIDLTIQRGEIFGIIGRSGAGKSSLLRAINRLENPSVGRVLIDQVDIGDFDEDRLVQLRRSIGMIFQHFNLMSAKTVWQNVELPLKVAGVGQAERWRKVSELLELVGLADKRDAYPAQLSGGQKQRVGIARALVHDPQILLCDEATSALDPETTGAILQLLRDINQRLGLTVILITHEMAVIRDICDRVVVLEGGRIVEQGPVWEVFGNPQHEVSRTLLAPLQHNLPAELQARLHSAPPVPEAALVLALRITGKNGQEPDLSSLFNLLGGRVSLLHGGIERIQDHAIGQLIVAVRNSPHTREQLLERAAQWAQQVEELGYVA from the coding sequence ATGACCCTAGCCAATCCGCAACGCCATCTGGACAGCCTCGCGGGCGCCCCGCAGCGACCGGCCGAGCACCTGCAATTGCGCCCGGAACTCGCCCAGGCGCACGTCAGGCTGATCGGCGTGGGCAAGACATACCAGGGTCAGCAGGGCGCCGTACAGGCCCTGCAGGGCATCGACCTGACCATCCAGCGTGGCGAGATCTTCGGCATCATTGGCCGCAGCGGCGCGGGCAAGTCGTCGCTGCTGCGCGCCATCAACCGCCTGGAGAATCCCAGCGTCGGCCGCGTACTGATCGATCAGGTCGACATCGGCGACTTCGACGAGGACCGCCTGGTGCAGCTGCGCCGCAGCATCGGCATGATCTTCCAGCACTTCAACCTGATGTCGGCCAAGACCGTGTGGCAGAACGTCGAACTACCGCTCAAGGTGGCCGGGGTCGGTCAGGCGGAGCGCTGGCGCAAGGTCAGCGAATTGCTCGAACTGGTCGGCCTGGCCGACAAGCGCGACGCCTACCCGGCGCAGTTGTCCGGCGGCCAGAAGCAGCGGGTCGGCATTGCCCGCGCGCTGGTGCACGACCCGCAGATCCTGCTGTGCGACGAAGCCACTTCGGCGCTGGATCCGGAAACCACCGGCGCCATCCTGCAGTTGCTGCGCGACATCAACCAGCGCCTTGGCCTGACGGTGATCCTGATCACCCACGAGATGGCGGTGATCCGCGACATCTGCGACCGCGTGGTGGTGCTCGAGGGCGGCCGCATCGTCGAGCAGGGTCCAGTCTGGGAAGTGTTCGGCAACCCGCAGCACGAGGTCAGCCGCACCCTGCTCGCGCCGCTGCAACACAACCTGCCCGCCGAGCTGCAGGCGCGCCTGCACTCGGCGCCGCCCGTGCCCGAGGCGGCGCTGGTGCTGGCGTTGCGCATCACCGGCAAAAACGGCCAGGAGCCTGACCTGTCGTCGCTGTTCAACCTGCTCGGTGGCCGGGTCAGCCTGCTGCACGGCGGCATCGAACGCATCCAGGACCATGCCATCGGCCAACTGATCGTCGCCGTGCGCAACTCGCCGCATACTCGCGAACAATTGCTGGAACGCGCCGCACAATGGGCGCAACAGGTGGAGGAACTGGGTTATGTGGCTTGA